TGCCGCTTTACCTTAATGACCAACGAGTTGCCCTGGTAGCCTACGCTGTAGCCCCAGGCCTGCGGGTGGCACAGGTCAATGGTGACCCTAAACACGTCTGATGAAATTTGCTGGTACTGCACATTGGTGACTTCCTTTAAGGTGCGGTGCTGCGTGATCCAATTGGAGTTTGACACGGCGCCGTAGATATCCACCACAATCCTTGACGGACTCACTTCCATGTAAGAAGTGTAAGGCAGCCGTTGGCCCACGGCCACGCGCACGTAGTCATACTTACCGTTGGCATCATCGCCGGTCACGCTCCAGGAACTGGTCAGGCTCTCGCCGGTGTAGAGAGACGGGCCTTCCAACTGCACCTGCTGCACGGGTATATAGGCATTGAGCGTGTTAGAGAGTTTAATGCGGTAATCACGGCCCATTTTACCGGTTACCTGCACCCGCACTAGTGAATCCAGGAAACCCATCTTGGCGCCACCCAGCCGATCTTCGCCCAGGCCATAGTTCATATAAGCGGTATTGGTTTTGGTGAGTCCGTAAATGGGCTGCGCCGGATTGAGAATAGTAACCTTGGTAGTAGAATAATGAGTGGCCGCGGTAAACACAGTGGTGGTGTCATCTACCAGTACCTCCAGAAACTGGTCCTTGAGCTTGTCTGCCGCCTGCACAATATAAGAACCCACATACAGTCCGGCCACACCTTTGTTCTGCGCCGCCGGAAGCTCTTGCAGCGGGTGTTGGTTCCAGAGACTTACCTTAAGGCCAGGCTGTGCTTTTACCCGCACATTCAGGCGGTCGCCGTGCAATACCCACAAGTCTGCATTGGGCTCCGTGCGCACATATTCCACCTGCACCGAATCTATTTTCATAGAATCTGGAACGGCAACAGTTTTAACTGGAGCGGCTTTTTTAGGAGGTGTTTTCTGCGCCAGGGCG
This Rufibacter radiotolerans DNA region includes the following protein-coding sequences:
- a CDS encoding N-acetylmuramoyl-L-alanine amidase; translated protein: MKAFFPLLFICLLGQAALAQKTPPKKAAPVKTVAVPDSMKIDSVQVEYVRTEPNADLWVLHGDRLNVRVKAQPGLKVSLWNQHPLQELPAAQNKGVAGLYVGSYIVQAADKLKDQFLEVLVDDTTTVFTAATHYSTTKVTILNPAQPIYGLTKTNTAYMNYGLGEDRLGGAKMGFLDSLVRVQVTGKMGRDYRIKLSNTLNAYIPVQQVQLEGPSLYTGESLTSSWSVTGDDANGKYDYVRVAVGQRLPYTSYMEVSPSRIVVDIYGAVSNSNWITQHRTLKEVTNVQYQQISSDVFRVTIDLCHPQAWGYSVGYQGNSLVIKVKRQPEKLKLRHLTIAVDAGHGGTNNGATGKTGIPEKEITLKIAQQLKKELEKKGAKVIMTREADVSVDNSARVQTLRQAQPDLLVSIHVNSAGRPEVKGTSTYYRHLAFRPLSQALYKEVLKLDLKEFGNIGGFNFALNAPTEFPNALVETAFASNPEDEQKLINPDFQKDMAEQIRKGLELFLKQTTKRKK